The Limanda limanda chromosome 13, fLimLim1.1, whole genome shotgun sequence region TTATTTGTGGGATTATGTTAGTCCTGTGTATAAGCACTGGTTTGTCTTTGACCTTGAGGCCCAGGGTCCTAGAACATCTGAAACACTATTTTAAGAACaagagatttgtttttatgtctcACGGGTTTAGCCACAACCTCACCTTGAATTTTTGGTTTTTAGGTTCACTGATGCCCCAAGTAATGTGTCCTTGGGTTTTCCAATCTGGGATGACTCTGCATCATAATTTAGCTCAAACCTTTTTCTCAGTCTTATTACACTTGTATCCCTAAGGAAATtgaatactgtatatatttagtTCTTTGTTGATACTGACTGGTCAACATCATAtttgcttatcctttgagggtcaagGGGAAGCTAGAGCCCATCCCAGCTATCTCATACATAACAATAGTTCCTTAATCGTGTCCGATGAAAGCATTAATTctcaaaaaaagaagaaggaagcTCAGAATGATGTGCAACAGcttgaatatattttattagaCACTACAGGTTGTGAATAGTGATAGTTGAGGGGATCTACGATACACAGCAGGATAAAGTATCTCTGACGACTCCAAAGGTTCACTCCTCATCAAAGCCTTTCTGTTGCAGCCATTAGAGTTggaaagggagaagaagagaaacagctgttaggTCATTGGATTAGTGCTGCTTTAGTACCACAAAGCTAAATATCCATTGTGCTGATAACTGAGTGGCAAGGATGCCTACAAGCCTGTAGCCAACAGAGGGTCAGATGCTGGGCACCTACTACAGAATGCATGCTTCAAACCTTTGAGCCCACGTCCCGGCTCTTGGCGCGCAGCTTGTTGACCTGTGACTCAGCGATGTCAGCTCGCTCTTCCACCTCATCCAGGTCATGCTGCAGCTTGCGGAACTTGCCAAGGTGAACATTCGCCTGTTCCTCCTGTATAAGTCGaattaaacaaataacattAGTTGAACTATTGTAGAGTGGCATGAGGGAAAATGTACCACGTATTTCCACACTTACAGCCTCCTCAGCAGATCTCTTGTAAGCTTTGACTTTTAGCTGCAGCTTGTCCACTAGATCCTGGAGTCGGGCAATATTCTTGTGGTCCTCGTCAGTCTATCGAAACAGGTTACAAACTTAATttccttttatatatatttcaacaACACAAGCATATAAAAGATGATGATGGTTTAAAAAGTCCAGGACCAGTCTCCCACTCAAGTAAATAAGTTGAAACGTTTGTACCCCACTGAACATGGTACCAACCTGATAGGTAAGTTCCTTGATGCGGCGCTCATATTTACGGATACCCTTCACAGCTTCACCGCCTTTTTTctgctccatctccacctcGTTTTCCAGCTCCCTTATCTATCCAGGAACGAGAATGTTCAAGTGATTTTCCAAGTAGCTTCTCCTTTATAATTGCCTACCAAACCTTACAAATGTAACAGAAAGGCTTACCCTGGCCTCGAGCTTCTGCATTTGCTTCTTGCCTCCCTTCATGGCGATCTGTTCAGCTTCATCCAGACGGTGCTGCAGGTCTTTGATGGTTTGCTCCATGTTCTTCTTCATACGCTCCAGGTGAGAGCTGGTGTCCTGCTctttcttcagctcctctgccATCATGGCTGCATCAGTAATGGCCTTTTTGGCCTTTTCCTCTGCATTTCTGGACTCCTGCACTGCTTCCTCCACTTCAGTTTGAAGCTGGGACGTATCggcctccagcttcttcttctggttgATCAGGCTGgtattctttttttataaatgtaggtCACATATATTATACAGTGCAATACAAGGCAACATTTAAAAGtacaagtgtagtatctgtctTACCTGTGAGTGCAGTAGCTGCACCCTCTCACTAACATCCATCAGCTCTTGCTCAGCAAGTTTGCGACCTCTTTCAGTTTGCTCCAGAGCAGCTCTCAGCTCTTCCACTTCAGCCTGAAGCAGGTTATTGCGTCTCTCAACCATGCCCATGTTTTCCTTCATATCTTCATTGAATCTCAGAGAGTCATCAAGCTGGAGCTGAGCATCCTGGAAAGTTTTCAAAGCTTCCAGTTACAAAATTACCAGATGAGTAAGGCAACAAATATGAAATGCTAAGCCTCCTTTCTTACCTTCAAATGTGCATGAACAGATTTGAGTTGTTTCTGGGCCTCAGCTGCCTGCCTGTTGGCCTGGCTGAGCTGGATCTCCATCTCATTGaggtctccctccatcttcttcttcagacGCATGGCCTCATTCCTGCTGCGACTCTCAGCTTCAAGAGAGCTCTGCAGGGTGTCAATGGTCCTCTGCAGGTTCCTCTTGCTCTGTTCCATCTCCTCGTCTTTCTCAGCTAGTTTGCGCTCCATGTCCGCCTTGATCTGGTTGAACTCAAGCTGGGCTCTCAGAATCTTGCCCTCCTCATGCTCGAGGGAACTCTAAGATAGACATCAGGAGTTTGTTAAACCATACATATTTAGAGCTGATTTTGCGACTGTGCATGTGCTATACACTTGCAGAGCACTTTGTCAGGAACACCAGATTTTTCCTGCAATCATTTGATCAGCCAATCACGTGGCAGCATAAAACATGCAGATTCAGGTCTGACGGATCTGAATTCCTGTCCAGGCTGCAGATTGTGGGGTCAGAATTCTGCATCAACATTATGAATCCTTGGACCCAACCTGCCTTGTGTCAGAAGTATGTTCGGAGGAGTGCTATCTTGAAACCCTTGGGCCTTAATACTAATCAATCATGCTTTGAATGTCACAGCGTATCTGGGTTTTGCTGTTGATTATGTTCACATAAGTTTACCTTCTAATGGCTACCTTCTTCCTGCCAGATAATGCTACATGTCACAAAGTAACAATCGTAAACTGGTTTCATGAACTCTTGAGGTAAAGAACGGAAACTAtttggaagaaaaaggagaagctaTCTAGCATTCTaatggtgttcctaataaagtgctcagtgAGAGACCATATGTCAGTAAAAAACTCTCTGTGGATATGAGGTTCTAGTCCTACCTCTGCTTCCTCGAGGGCAGAGTGAATCTCACTCTtttcctgctccagctgcttACGAATCTTCTCCAACTCATGAACAGTTTTTCCTCCCTCACCAAGTTGCTCAGTGAGGTCAGAAACTTCCTCTGTGTATGAAAATAGTCATGTtttgctggtttgttttttacaactGTAAATTGTATGGATTGCCTGCTAAAACATGATGATTGATACGTTACCCTGCAGattcttgttctctctcttcagggtCTCCAGATGATCAAGAGACTCCTCGTAGGAGTTTTTCAGTTTAAAGAGCTCAGTGCTCAGAGACCTGGCTTCTTTCTGAGAGCTCTCCAGCTCACACTGAGACTCCTCATACTTCTGCTTCCACTCAGACAGGACCTACACATTCAGATACAAGTTGAAAGTCTGAAAGTTTCTACATTAAAGATCTTTATTTATAGGCTATGTATCCCTTGGATTCTAATGAGATGTACAGcataagatattaaatatgtttgcgGGATGATACAAAATATTGATACCTTGTCAAAGTTTCTTTGCTTCTTGTCcagagcagcagcggcagcattAGACCTCTCCACATCCACCATAAGATCTTCGATCTCATTCTGCAGTCTGTGCTTGGTCttctccagagaggaacatttAGCATTCACTGCTTCAACAGCCTCCTCAGCATCCTGCAGACGCTGTGTGAGCTTTTTTCTGGAGTTCATTCACACAACAGAATTCATTCAGGGTTAGTTGGTTTTAAACTTTGCTCAATTGTTGGAAGTAGAAATATGTTTGACTCACttggcctcctccagctcctcggtCCTCTGGATGGCATCAGTTTCGTACTTAGTTCTCCACTGAGCTACCTCAGAGTTGGCCTTGGACATGCTGCGCTGCAGTTCTGCCttggcctcctgctcctcctcatacTGCTCCCTGAGCAGGTCACAGTCATGACGGGAGGACTGCACTGCATGGGCTAATGCATTCTTGGCCTGGATTAAATTATATAATGTGGGTATTCCCTCTGAACTATGAAACTATTTTTGAGTCTTAAAAACGAATTGAAACATATGGTTTAATAGTAAATCCCAATACCTTTACTTCCTCCTCTAGTTGTCTTTTCAAATCTTCAAGTTGTTGATTATAGGAATTCTTTCCTCGAGTCAGCTGAGAAACGAGAGattccttctcctccatctgtctTGATAGCTCATCTAGAAAGGCAAACAATCCAGTgaagcatttaaaaataaagtgaaacatGAAAAGAGCATAATACTAACCATTCTCTGCTTGAAGCTTCGCTCTGTGGGTGGTGAAGTCGTTGAAGGATCTCTGGTATTCATCACACTTGTTTctatattcattcatttgatcCTCCATGGTTCTGCTGGTCTTCTCCAAGATAGtcttcaaaataaatatataccaTAATTCACAGGGAATGTTTACAACTATTCAGCTTTAGTCAAACAAAAGATGACAAAAATGTCTGCTTTTCAAGATATTTGCTATTATTATTTTGCACTAACAAATTTAGCACAGAGATGCAAAAGGTGATTATGCATATATTGAcccattttagttttttgtaaaGTGGAGCAGTAACTAAAAACAGGCAATGTCTTCACCGATGTCACCCCCTAGCTTCCCTACGGAGAGTAAcaactttaaattcacattGAATCAGGACAGTTTATTCATATTGTCTCACCTTGATcttaaattttaattaaaaagaagaTCAGTTTGTCAGGTGGCTGCACCATTGTGGAAATTTGACTTGTGCACCTTCAAGAACATGTACCTTAGACTTAACTACGTGTTCCATACTGGACACCACATCATCCAGCTCCAGTCTGAGCTcactcttctccttctccagttTCTGCTTGACTCTCTGCAGGTTGTCTATCTGCTCTCCCAAGTCAGCAACACTGTCAGCTTGTTTCTTCCTGAGTGTAGCAGCGGTGGCTTCATGATGAAGAGTGGCCTCTTCAAGGTCTCTGCGCAGTTTCAGGAACTCAGCCTCCCTCTTCTTGTTCATCTCAATCTGAACAGATGTGGCTCCACCggcctcctccagcctctcactgatctcctccagctctctggCCAATTCTGctctctgcttctccacctTGGCTCGGGCAGCTCGCTCTGCTTCAAGCTCTTCCTCCAACTCTTCAACACGAGCCTTAAGTCACAACAACATGCTTAAGTGTAGCAACATTGTGAAAAATTGTTCACAATTAATTGACATCCTTACGCTTTTTACCTGCAGCTCTTTGATCTTCTTCTGCAGTTGAATGATCATGGCCTGGTCATCTTCATATTTGCCAATCAGCTGACTGATTTCAAAGTCTTTCCTGCAAAATTTTGTTGAGTTAGtgtgtttcataaaataattGAGAATGAATAAACAGGGTAAAAAATATGGTGTTACTTTTTCAGTCGCTCCTCCAACTGCTGCTTGTCATTTTCTAGATCCATAACAGTCTCCTGAGTGAGCTTCAAGTCTCCCTCCAGCTTTCTCTTGGCTCTCTCAAGGTCCATACGAACTTTCTTCTCTTGTTCAAGAGACCCTTCAAGCTTAATTTGACATCATTACAACATTATTGAGTTTAATTGTCAATACTTACTTTATCATCTGTATGGTATAAGATATTGTTTCTTACATCATCCACTTGCTGCTCCAGCTTGGCCTTGGCCTTGGTCAGAGTATTGACTTTGTCCTCTTCACTCTGCAGGTCATCCAGTGTTTGCTGATGAGCCTCCTGTAAGGCTTTCTTTTCCTTGGTCAGCTTGGCAATGATCTCATCCAGAGCTGCCATCTCCTCGACCAGGTTCTTCACCTATAACCAGGAGATATTTTCATTAAGGACTTCATCACAGACCAAATTTAGGACACCGAGTCATTTAATTGGTGTTAGTGTTTGTGGTACCTTGTTCTCAGTGGCAtgcttctctttctccactTTTGCCAGAGTTAACTCTAAGTCATCAATGTCTTTCTTTAACTCAGAGCACTcgtcctccagcttcctcttttTGGCCGTCAGTTCAGCGTTCatctcttcctcgtcctccagcCTCTCTGTCAGCTCTTTAGCTTTTGCTTCCAtctggattttgtttttgatcAGCCCCTCGCATCTTTCTTCAGCATCGCACAGATTATCTTGCTCCTGAAATGAAAGTGTTAAGCTGTTATAAGTTATAAACAAATGATGAGTTGCAAGACAGATGATCGATGCTAATGTGCAGTTTGTGACATTAAATCATCAGAAATCCTGTGATTAGACTTACAGACTGGACTTGAAGGTGCAGGTCATTCTTCTCTTGGAGAAGGGAAACCAttttctcctccagttccttCCTACGAGCTTCAGACTTGGCATAAGCCTCTTTCAGCTTCAGGAATTCTTCCTTCATGTTGGCCATCTCCTTTTCTGACTCAGCAGATCTCAACAGAGGTTTAATTTTGAAGAACAGCTTCATCCAGGGCCAATTCTTGACCCCCATGAAGGA contains the following coding sequences:
- the LOC133018501 gene encoding myosin-7-like isoform X3, with the protein product MGDAEMSVFGAAAPYLRKSDRERMEASLRIFDIKKECFVPDQVEEFVKATITSRDGDKVTVDTQRGKSVTVKDSQIMQQNPPKFDKLEDMAMLTFLHEPAVLFNLKERYAAWMIYTYSGLFCVTVNPYKALPVYNQQVVTAYRGKKRQEAPPHIFSISDNAYQYMLADRENQSILITGESGAGKTVNTKRVIQYFASIAAGGMKKDGTLEDQIIQANPALEAFGNAKTIRNDNSSRFGKFIRIHFDARGKLASADIETYLLEKSRVTFQLKAERDYHIFYQILSNKKPELLEMLLITNNPYDYASISQGETQVASIDDAEELMGTDSAFDVLGFTQEEKNSVYKLTGSIMHYGNMKFKQRQREEQAEADGTEDAEKSTYLMGLNCADLIKGLCHPRVKVGNEWVTKGQSVAQVTYAVGALSKAIYEKMFLWMVIRINQSLETRQPRQYFIGVLDIAGFEIFDYNTFEQLCINFTNEKLQQFFNHHMFVLEQEEYKKEGIEWTFIDFGMDLQACIDLIEKPMGIMSILEEECMFPKASDATFKAKLYDNHLGKSANFQKPRIVKGKPEAHFALMHYAGTVDYNIYNWLVKNKDPLNETVVGLYQKSNLKLLPVLFANYTGVDAGTEVKKEKKKKGSSFQTVSALHRENLNKLMTNLRSTHPHFVRCIIPNETKTPGAMENPLVMHQLRCNGVLEGIRICRKGFPNRILYGDFKQRYRILNPAAIPEGQFIDSRKGAEKLLGSLDIDHNQYKFGHTKVFFKAGLLGVLEEMRDERLSKIITGIQARSRGLLSRIEFQKIVERRDALLVIQWNVRSFMGVKNWPWMKLFFKIKPLLRSAESEKEMANMKEEFLKLKEAYAKSEARRKELEEKMVSLLQEKNDLHLQVQSEQDNLCDAEERCEGLIKNKIQMEAKAKELTERLEDEEEMNAELTAKKRKLEDECSELKKDIDDLELTLAKVEKEKHATENKVKNLVEEMAALDEIIAKLTKEKKALQEAHQQTLDDLQSEEDKVNTLTKAKAKLEQQVDDLEGSLEQEKKVRMDLERAKRKLEGDLKLTQETVMDLENDKQQLEERLKKKDFEISQLIGKYEDDQAMIIQLQKKIKELQARVEELEEELEAERAARAKVEKQRAELARELEEISERLEEAGGATSVQIEMNKKREAEFLKLRRDLEEATLHHEATAATLRKKQADSVADLGEQIDNLQRVKQKLEKEKSELRLELDDVVSSMEHVVKSKTILEKTSRTMEDQMNEYRNKCDEYQRSFNDFTTHRAKLQAENDELSRQMEEKESLVSQLTRGKNSYNQQLEDLKRQLEEEVKAKNALAHAVQSSRHDCDLLREQYEEEQEAKAELQRSMSKANSEVAQWRTKYETDAIQRTEELEEAKKKLTQRLQDAEEAVEAVNAKCSSLEKTKHRLQNEIEDLMVDVERSNAAAAALDKKQRNFDKVLSEWKQKYEESQCELESSQKEARSLSTELFKLKNSYEESLDHLETLKRENKNLQEEVSDLTEQLGEGGKTVHELEKIRKQLEQEKSEIHSALEEAESSLEHEEGKILRAQLEFNQIKADMERKLAEKDEEMEQSKRNLQRTIDTLQSSLEAESRSRNEAMRLKKKMEGDLNEMEIQLSQANRQAAEAQKQLKSVHAHLKDAQLQLDDSLRFNEDMKENMGMVERRNNLLQAEVEELRAALEQTERGRKLAEQELMDVSERVQLLHSQNTSLINQKKKLEADTSQLQTEVEEAVQESRNAEEKAKKAITDAAMMAEELKKEQDTSSHLERMKKNMEQTIKDLQHRLDEAEQIAMKGGKKQMQKLEARIRELENEVEMEQKKGGEAVKGIRKYERRIKELTYQTDEDHKNIARLQDLVDKLQLKVKAYKRSAEEAEEQANVHLGKFRKLQHDLDEVEERADIAESQVNKLRAKSRDVGSKV
- the LOC133018501 gene encoding myosin-7-like isoform X1, whose translation is MGDAEMSVFGAAAPYLRKSDRERMEASLRIFDIKKECFVPDQVEEFVKATITSRDGDKVTVDTQRGKSVTVKDSQIMQQNPPKFDKLEDMAMLTFLHEPAVLFNLKERYAAWMIYTYSGLFCVTVNPYKALPVYNQQVVTAYRGKKRQEAPPHIFSISDNAYQYMLADRENQSILITGESGAGKTVNTKRVIQYFASIAAGGMKKDIEHTQCSLCQGTLEDQIIQANPALEAFGNAKTIRNDNSSRFGKFIRIHFDARGKLASADIETYLLEKSRVTFQLKAERDYHIFYQILSNKKPELLEMLLITNNPYDYASISQGETQVASIDDAEELMGTDSAFDVLGFTQEEKNSVYKLTGSIMHYGNMKFKQRQREEQAEADGTEDAEKSTYLMGLNCADLIKGLCHPRVKVGNEWVTKGQSVAQVTYAVGALSKAIYEKMFLWMVIRINQSLETRQPRQYFIGVLDIAGFEIFDYNTFEQLCINFTNEKLQQFFNHHMFVLEQEEYKKEGIEWTFIDFGMDLQACIDLIEKPMGIMSILEEECMFPKASDATFKAKLYDNHLGKSANFQKPRIVKGKPEAHFALMHYAGTVDYNIYNWLVKNKDPLNETVVGLYQKSNLKLLPVLFANYTGVDAVLGEGTEVKKEKKKKGSSFQTVSALHRENLNKLMTNLRSTHPHFVRCIIPNETKTPGAMENPLVMHQLRCNGVLEGIRICRKGFPNRILYGDFKQRYRILNPAAIPEGQFIDSRKGAEKLLGSLDIDHNQYKFGHTKVFFKAGLLGVLEEMRDERLSKIITGIQARSRGLLSRIEFQKIVERRDALLVIQWNVRSFMGVKNWPWMKLFFKIKPLLRSAESEKEMANMKEEFLKLKEAYAKSEARRKELEEKMVSLLQEKNDLHLQVQSEQDNLCDAEERCEGLIKNKIQMEAKAKELTERLEDEEEMNAELTAKKRKLEDECSELKKDIDDLELTLAKVEKEKHATENKVKNLVEEMAALDEIIAKLTKEKKALQEAHQQTLDDLQSEEDKVNTLTKAKAKLEQQVDDLEGSLEQEKKVRMDLERAKRKLEGDLKLTQETVMDLENDKQQLEERLKKKDFEISQLIGKYEDDQAMIIQLQKKIKELQARVEELEEELEAERAARAKVEKQRAELARELEEISERLEEAGGATSVQIEMNKKREAEFLKLRRDLEEATLHHEATAATLRKKQADSVADLGEQIDNLQRVKQKLEKEKSELRLELDDVVSSMEHVVKSKTILEKTSRTMEDQMNEYRNKCDEYQRSFNDFTTHRAKLQAENDELSRQMEEKESLVSQLTRGKNSYNQQLEDLKRQLEEEVKAKNALAHAVQSSRHDCDLLREQYEEEQEAKAELQRSMSKANSEVAQWRTKYETDAIQRTEELEEAKKKLTQRLQDAEEAVEAVNAKCSSLEKTKHRLQNEIEDLMVDVERSNAAAAALDKKQRNFDKVLSEWKQKYEESQCELESSQKEARSLSTELFKLKNSYEESLDHLETLKRENKNLQEEVSDLTEQLGEGGKTVHELEKIRKQLEQEKSEIHSALEEAESSLEHEEGKILRAQLEFNQIKADMERKLAEKDEEMEQSKRNLQRTIDTLQSSLEAESRSRNEAMRLKKKMEGDLNEMEIQLSQANRQAAEAQKQLKSVHAHLKDAQLQLDDSLRFNEDMKENMGMVERRNNLLQAEVEELRAALEQTERGRKLAEQELMDVSERVQLLHSQNTSLINQKKKLEADTSQLQTEVEEAVQESRNAEEKAKKAITDAAMMAEELKKEQDTSSHLERMKKNMEQTIKDLQHRLDEAEQIAMKGGKKQMQKLEARIRELENEVEMEQKKGGEAVKGIRKYERRIKELTYQTDEDHKNIARLQDLVDKLQLKVKAYKRSAEEAEEQANVHLGKFRKLQHDLDEVEERADIAESQVNKLRAKSRDVGSKV
- the LOC133018501 gene encoding myosin-7-like isoform X2 codes for the protein MGDAEMSVFGAAAPYLRKSDRERMEASLRIFDIKKECFVPDQVEEFVKATITSRDGDKVTVDTQRGKSVTVKDSQIMQQNPPKFDKLEDMAMLTFLHEPAVLFNLKERYAAWMIYTYSGLFCVTVNPYKALPVYNQQVVTAYRGKKRQEAPPHIFSISDNAYQYMLADRENQSILITGESGAGKTVNTKRVIQYFASIAAGGMKKDVSKDKGTLEDQIIQANPALEAFGNAKTIRNDNSSRFGKFIRIHFDARGKLASADIETYLLEKSRVTFQLKAERDYHIFYQILSNKKPELLEMLLITNNPYDYASISQGETQVASIDDAEELMGTDSAFDVLGFTQEEKNSVYKLTGSIMHYGNMKFKQRQREEQAEADGTEDAEKSTYLMGLNCADLIKGLCHPRVKVGNEWVTKGQSVAQVTYAVGALSKAIYEKMFLWMVIRINQSLETRQPRQYFIGVLDIAGFEIFDYNTFEQLCINFTNEKLQQFFNHHMFVLEQEEYKKEGIEWTFIDFGMDLQACIDLIEKPMGIMSILEEECMFPKASDATFKAKLYDNHLGKSANFQKPRIVKGKPEAHFALMHYAGTVDYNIYNWLVKNKDPLNETVVGLYQKSNLKLLPVLFANYTGVDAGTEVKKEKKKKGSSFQTVSALHRENLNKLMTNLRSTHPHFVRCIIPNETKTPGAMENPLVMHQLRCNGVLEGIRICRKGFPNRILYGDFKQRYRILNPAAIPEGQFIDSRKGAEKLLGSLDIDHNQYKFGHTKVFFKAGLLGVLEEMRDERLSKIITGIQARSRGLLSRIEFQKIVERRDALLVIQWNVRSFMGVKNWPWMKLFFKIKPLLRSAESEKEMANMKEEFLKLKEAYAKSEARRKELEEKMVSLLQEKNDLHLQVQSEQDNLCDAEERCEGLIKNKIQMEAKAKELTERLEDEEEMNAELTAKKRKLEDECSELKKDIDDLELTLAKVEKEKHATENKVKNLVEEMAALDEIIAKLTKEKKALQEAHQQTLDDLQSEEDKVNTLTKAKAKLEQQVDDLEGSLEQEKKVRMDLERAKRKLEGDLKLTQETVMDLENDKQQLEERLKKKDFEISQLIGKYEDDQAMIIQLQKKIKELQARVEELEEELEAERAARAKVEKQRAELARELEEISERLEEAGGATSVQIEMNKKREAEFLKLRRDLEEATLHHEATAATLRKKQADSVADLGEQIDNLQRVKQKLEKEKSELRLELDDVVSSMEHVVKSKTILEKTSRTMEDQMNEYRNKCDEYQRSFNDFTTHRAKLQAENDELSRQMEEKESLVSQLTRGKNSYNQQLEDLKRQLEEEVKAKNALAHAVQSSRHDCDLLREQYEEEQEAKAELQRSMSKANSEVAQWRTKYETDAIQRTEELEEAKKKLTQRLQDAEEAVEAVNAKCSSLEKTKHRLQNEIEDLMVDVERSNAAAAALDKKQRNFDKVLSEWKQKYEESQCELESSQKEARSLSTELFKLKNSYEESLDHLETLKRENKNLQEEVSDLTEQLGEGGKTVHELEKIRKQLEQEKSEIHSALEEAESSLEHEEGKILRAQLEFNQIKADMERKLAEKDEEMEQSKRNLQRTIDTLQSSLEAESRSRNEAMRLKKKMEGDLNEMEIQLSQANRQAAEAQKQLKSVHAHLKDAQLQLDDSLRFNEDMKENMGMVERRNNLLQAEVEELRAALEQTERGRKLAEQELMDVSERVQLLHSQNTSLINQKKKLEADTSQLQTEVEEAVQESRNAEEKAKKAITDAAMMAEELKKEQDTSSHLERMKKNMEQTIKDLQHRLDEAEQIAMKGGKKQMQKLEARIRELENEVEMEQKKGGEAVKGIRKYERRIKELTYQTDEDHKNIARLQDLVDKLQLKVKAYKRSAEEAEEQANVHLGKFRKLQHDLDEVEERADIAESQVNKLRAKSRDVGSKV